The DNA segment GGTAACGATTGAAAACATCCACCAGCATCTGGCCATGGGAAAACCGAAACCACTGGCCATCTGGGATGCCTGTAAGGAAATTGCCTTCCCGAAACTATTGATCTTGTTGTGCATCCTTGCCGTATTTGCACCGGCCTTTATCATGACAGGAATTCCGGGAGCCTTATTTATGCCATTAGCCCTCGCTATCGGTTTCTCCATGATCTTCTCCTTCCTGCTATCTCAAACCTTCGTTCCGATTCTTTGTAACTGGCTGATCAAACCACTTTCGGCAGAAGAACACAATAAAGAAGGTCGTTTTGATCGTTTCCGAAACCGCTTTATTGCCTTTCTGGAAAGCCTGCTCCCTAAACGAAAACCAGTGATCATCATCAGCTTTCTGGCAATTGGGGGCCTGATTTACCTGATGTTCAGCATCACCGGAACAGACGTACTACCGGCAGTAAATTCCAGTCAGTTTCAGGTTCGGGTAAAAGCACCGGAAGGGACGCGGATTGAGAAAACCGAACAAAAGATCAAACAGATGCTGCGTGAACTGGAAACCGTTATCGGAAAAGACCATATCGCAATATCCTCGGTATTTATCGGGCAACACCCTTCATCTTTTGCAGTGAGTCCTATTTATTTATACAACGCAGGGCCTCATGAAGCACTCATGCAGGTGGCACTGAAAGACTATTCGGGAAATACAAATGATTTAAAAGATCAGATCCGGGCACACATGAAGAAGAAAATGCCGGAACTGCACCTTTCTTTTGAGCCGATAGAGCTGACCGAAAAGATTCTGAGTCAGGGCACCAATACGCCGATTGAAGTACGTTTCTCAGGAATGATGAAAAAGAGAAATGTCATGTATGCCAATAAGCTCCTGGCAAAATTAAAGGAGATCGATTACCTGAGAGATCAGCAGATCCCTCAATCCTTAAACTATCCTGCGATGGCGATCAATATAGATCGCGTTCGTGCAGCACAGCTGGGAATTGATGCACAGGATATCGCCCGTTCCCTGATTGCTTCCACTGCCTCTTCCAGGTATACCAGTAAGAACATGTGGGTGGAAGGAATGATGGGGATTGCCTATGATGTACAAGTGCAGACCCCTCAAAACGTACTGAACAGTAAAGATGAACTGGCAAATATCCCCTTGTCCAAAAATTCCGACCGCCCGGTACTGGGAGATGTAGCGACCATTATGCCAACCACTACCCTTGGTGAAAGCTATAACCTGGGAACGATGGCCTATACCACAGTTACCGCTAACCTGCACAATCAGGATCTTGGCAGGGCACAAAAGGATGTCAATGCGGCAATCGCTTCCTTAGGAGAAATTCCTAAAGGACTGAACATTTCCGTCGCTGGCATGTCGCCCGTGCTGGATGAAACGATGGAAAGTCTGATCAACGGCTTATTGATTGCCGTTCTGGTGATCTTCCTGATGCTGACGGCCAATTTCCAATCTTTCAAAGTTTCTTTCGTGGTCCTGACCACCGTTCCTTTTGTGGTCCTGGGCTCCTTGGTTCTCCTTAAAATAACAGGTTCTACACTCAACCTGCAATCTTATATGGGTATTATTATGTCCGTTGGGGTCTCTATTGCCAACGCAGTATTACTGATCAGCAACGCAGAAACCCTACGGTTACAGAATGGAGATGCTTTTGCTTCAGCGATGAAAGCAGCCTCCCTTAGAATCCGTCCAATCATCATGACCTCTATGGCGATGATGGCAGGAATGTTATCCATGGCGATCGGACATGGCGAGGGTGGTGATCAGGTATCGCCGCTGGGTCGTGCAGTGATCGGAGGCTTATTTGCCTCTACCTTCTCTGTGCTGATTTTATTACCTCTGGTATTTGCCTGGGTACAGGGAAAAACGAGCACCATCTCTGCTTCGCTTGATCCGGAAGATGAGAACAGCATCCATTTTATTAAACCAAACCATTAAGAAAAATGAAAAGATTAACTTATATCCTTGCAGGATTGGCGCTGACCTTCAGTGCCTGTAATAATGAGAAGAAAGAAACCGCA comes from the Pedobacter sp. FW305-3-2-15-E-R2A2 genome and includes:
- a CDS encoding efflux RND transporter permease subunit — protein: MNLIRLALRKPISIMVMVLGLLFFGIKASKDIKIDILPEMNLPVVYIAHSFNGYTPQQMEGYFTKMYVNMMLFTSGIKSIETKNTQGLTLMKLNFYEGIDMGQAIAEISALSNRSQVFLPPGAPPPFIIRFDASSQPVGQLVFRSETKTNNELQDIANFTARPFLIAIPGLTTAPPFGGSPRTVEINIDPNKLRTHQLSPDQIVEAISRNNITAPSGNVYINDINYLTPTNNTIKAVEDFGNIPIFKGKVDNVYIRDVATVKDGADITTGYALINGKRSVYINIAKSGNASTWDVVSNLKKAIPNIQNNLPGDIKISYEFNQSVYVINAVKSLIVEGALGAILTGLMVLLFLGDRRCAIIVILTIPISIISGVLFLKLFGQSINIMSLSGLALAIGILVDESTVTIENIHQHLAMGKPKPLAIWDACKEIAFPKLLILLCILAVFAPAFIMTGIPGALFMPLALAIGFSMIFSFLLSQTFVPILCNWLIKPLSAEEHNKEGRFDRFRNRFIAFLESLLPKRKPVIIISFLAIGGLIYLMFSITGTDVLPAVNSSQFQVRVKAPEGTRIEKTEQKIKQMLRELETVIGKDHIAISSVFIGQHPSSFAVSPIYLYNAGPHEALMQVALKDYSGNTNDLKDQIRAHMKKKMPELHLSFEPIELTEKILSQGTNTPIEVRFSGMMKKRNVMYANKLLAKLKEIDYLRDQQIPQSLNYPAMAINIDRVRAAQLGIDAQDIARSLIASTASSRYTSKNMWVEGMMGIAYDVQVQTPQNVLNSKDELANIPLSKNSDRPVLGDVATIMPTTTLGESYNLGTMAYTTVTANLHNQDLGRAQKDVNAAIASLGEIPKGLNISVAGMSPVLDETMESLINGLLIAVLVIFLMLTANFQSFKVSFVVLTTVPFVVLGSLVLLKITGSTLNLQSYMGIIMSVGVSIANAVLLISNAETLRLQNGDAFASAMKAASLRIRPIIMTSMAMMAGMLSMAIGHGEGGDQVSPLGRAVIGGLFASTFSVLILLPLVFAWVQGKTSTISASLDPEDENSIHFIKPNH